In the genome of Paenibacillus pabuli, the window AGCCTGAATGACCGGGTTCGCGTAGGTCAGGGTTTCAATATTTTGAACCATCGGTTTACCAAGGAAATGGTCAATACGGTAAATTTCTTCTTCCGCAAATGTATTGCTAAGTTTCTCATTCAGTTCACGAGCAGATTGCAGATCGTGTCCGAATGGTTTTTCAATGATAAGTTTCTTCCAGCCTTTGGTGTTACCCAAGCCGCTTTCTTGAATGTTCAGTGCGATTGGCTCAAAGAATTCCGGTGCAACCGACATGTAGAACATGCGATTTTCCGGAATATTCAGCTCTTGTTCACGTTTCTGAACCAGTTCCAGCAATTTGGTGTAATCCTCAAGCTTTGTATTGTTCAGGGAACAATAACGGAAAGCTCCAATAAAATCACGTACCTGGGATTCTTCTCCAGGCGTTTGCCGTGAGAATTCATGCAGTGACTTTTCGACATTCGCCTGGAAGTCAGCATCCGACAATTCACGCCGTCCAAGACCGATAACGGAGAAGGATTTTGGCATTTTTTGATCAATGTACAAGTTATATAATGCAGGGTAAATCTTGCGTTTGGCTAAATCGCCTGTTGCCCCGAACAGGACAAATGTCATTGCGTCCATTGGAGTGCCTCCTGTGATCTGTGCAGTATAGTATATGATGGTGCAAAATGTTCAAATCCAAGCATGACAAAAGACGGAATAAGTGGGTGCGTGACCCGCCTTGCCTCCGTTTATATACCATACCCGAATTTAACCATGGAACATTCCTTCTCTCCACAACCTTAAACCAAGGTTATAAATTGTAACCATTTGAATTAACGTTACCCATATTACACCTGTCGTCACAATTCGTCAACAATCGTGTCTAACGTGTGAACACTAGTGTTTACAGGGTTTTTATTTATTGTTAACGCTTTATGTGGTAAGATTATAAACAATTGGTATGTGATATTTTATACATAATGCTTGAAGACATCCAGGTTACAATAAGTATACTAGTGCTATAATAAGCATAACTAATTCAAAGGAGTACAATTATGAGCGATGATGAGAATGCCAAGCAAATATGCGAAAAGGTGGAACAGTCTTATCAGATCATTGGCCGGAAATGGGTAGCCCTCATTATTCATACATTGATGGAAGAACCCAAACGATTCAGTGAAATTCACGCTTATATCCCGGACCTGAGCAAACGGGTACTTAATGAACGAATGAAGGAACTGGAGGAAGAGGGACTTGTCGTGCGTCATGTGGTTACGGAACGCCCTGTTCGGACAGAATATATGTTGTCCCGCAAAGGCACAGAGCTGGGGCGCGCATTAAGCGCCGTGGAACGGTGGGCCGATAAGTGGCTGTAGCATAAAATAACACTTTAAATTAAATTTCATCACGATAAGGTACTGACGCTACTTTTAATAACATCAGCAGTTACACTCATGTGATTTAATGTCTGCTGCTGCGTTCAAAATGCTCCCGATACTGTAGCAGAATAGTTCCCAGCTGATTCCCGAAATAATTGAATGAAATAAGATAAGCCTGCTTGAGTCTTCGGGCTGTGACGTAGTCCTAATACTGCTTCCTGTTTCTTGTTGAAAGATACAGGAAGCATAGGACTCGGATAAATGAATATCGTTCGACATATGCTCCAGTCTGATTTCATCTACATGGTGCTCTTCAATCCAATGTTTACCAAAAGAGAAATTCTAACTGGATGTGTTATAATTATGGAATATAATTTCGAAGTATGAGTATTAATTCTTTAATCTCTGCTGCAACTAAAAAAGATACCAACCTCACTGTAATAGAATGTGAGACTGGCATCATATTCTATATTCTCTAATTCTCCAACTTTCTTCCTAACGTAATATCCACATCCTCAAAGTTCTCCACCGCTGTCTTTTTTTCATAAAAATGCACTGCGTTTTGCATAATCCCGTCCCTTGTATAGAAAGCCTCCTCCGCCTCTATTGGAAAAGTAACCTGCTCCCCCGTACTGGACGATTTATAAATGCCTACAATGAGTTCCAGTGTATTCCGTCCACTCTTCCCATCCACGAGAAGTGGTGATCCTGTCTCAATAGCGTTTAGTACATTTTCCACTTGCCCGGCATGCCCCACATGAATAACATCCGGTAATTCGTCAGCAATTTTCTGAATCTGTTGTTCCAGATCTGAATTCGGTTCTGGGAATCCATTATTTCGTGCTGTAGAAGCAACGACCTTCCATGGCACAGATACCCTGGCCTCTTTACCCTGAAAAATCAACTGCTGCTCCTCTCCGTGATGTACTACTGAGCTGGTGATCATGCCAAGTGCTCCTTTTTGAAAACGAAGCATCGCCATGGAAATATCCTCTACTTCGGCATTATCATGCGCTGTATTCGCCATCATGGCCTGCAATTCCACTGGGGGACCCATCATCCAGAGCATGGCATCAATATGATGCACCGCATGATTAAGCGTGCAGCCGCCACCTTCTTTTTCCCATGTGCCACGCCACCATAAATCATAATAATTATGGCCTCGCCACCAGAATGAATCGACCTGTACGTGCACAATGGGACCCACAAGTTTGCTATCCAGCACATCTTTCAGTTTCATCATCGGTGTCGTAAAACGATTCTGAGCCACAACCGACAGCAACTTCCCACTCTTTTGCGCCGCTTCGAGCATCATATCCGCCTCTTCTAAAGAAGAAGCCATTGGTTTTTCGACCAACACATGTGTACCAGCATGCAGAAAATCACATGTGATCGGTGCATGGGTATACGGAGGGGTACATACCGAAACCAAATCAATGTTTTGATCCAGCAATTCATGATAATCGGTAAAAGCTTGTGCTCCTTCCAACCCGTATTCATTAATCCGTTTCTGTGCTTTTTCCGTGAACATATCCACCACAGCTACGATCTCGCATCGTTCAGGAAATGCCAAATATGCTGTAATGTGCGCTGCACTGATCGCGCCTGCTCCAATAATGGCTACTTTCAACATGAATGCATACCTCCCTTATTCCATTCACAATACACAATAATAAAGCGCTTTTATGCGTTCATCTTGTGGTAAAATGAAACTATATTGCGCTCATGAAGGGGAGGCATTCCTAATGCCCATCATTACCAGAGACCAATTTAATCTGGCATGCCGTCGCACCTCCACCACTGCGTTCCGAGAGGTTTTTCACGCTCATTCACAGGTTGAAATCACATATATCCATGATGGATATGGACAACTCATAACAGAAGGCCAGGCATTCCCCCTTGAACCGGGTACACTGATGATATTCCGCCCTTTTCAGCTGCATCAGATCCAGATTCAAGTCACGAAAGAGCATCCCTTTATCCGCAGCGTACTGATGTATGAGCAGCACCTGCTGAACCCGCACTCTCGGCAATTTTCCGTTTCGAATCGTTTTATATTGGACCTTCTGGGGCAAGCATTTCCGCTTCAACCGATCCGTCTTTCCGCTGCTTCACCGCTGATTCAAATGATTGAGCAGTTTGCCGATATTCTGCCTATGTTGCTTCCACATGAAGCGGAAGAAGATACTCGACTATTTTTACTTGGGCTGCTCGCACAGCTTCGTTATCTTTGGAAGGACAGGCAGTATTCCAGCTCTAAAACAACCCCAGCGGGGTCTCCCATTCTGCACCCTCATGCTGAGGCTGTCATGCAGTGGATTGAAGAGCACTACAATGAAACGTTTCGTCTGGAGGATCTGGCAGATACACTGCATCTCTCGCCTTATCATCTGTCCCATATATTTAAAAAAGCTACCGGCACCACCATCGTTCGTTACGCCCAAGCTACCCGTATTCGTCATGCTTGCGTGTTACTCACAAGTACCACCCATACTGTTCCGGAAATAGGCCAGCGTGTAGGGATGTCCAGCCCATCTTACTTTTGCAAAGTCTTCCGCAATGCAACAGGCACCACGCCGCATCAGTATCGGCTGAATATGCAAGGCAGATAAGAAGATTATCTACGAAATGAAAAGGAGCAAAAGGAATGACATCCTTTCGCTCCTTAGCTCCTGAACACTACCTAAAGTTATTCACCCGGCTTGCGTACATCAAGTCCCAGCTTCTCCAAGAAGGGAAAAATTCGCTCGCGTGCCTGCTGCAGTTCTTCCTTTTGCTTCGCAGACAACCGTTCTTCATGGATGTTCCCATCCCCATCCATCACCATGGCCTCATAGTGCTTCATCTGTTCATACAACGATTTGAACTCGGTAAACTGCTCCTTGGAAAGCTTCGTCTCTGCCATTGCCAGCTGTTCCTCCCAAAATTGCTCCTGGTCCATAGGTTCTTTTGGAGAGTCTCCACTAGCTGCTTCCAGCTTTTTGAAAAAGGGCTCCAGTTCCGCAGTAAGGCGATTAAACTCCGTCTGTTCTGTGGCACTCCAGTTCTCGGGGTGCATCTCTCCCTGTTGATCCGCATGCTTCAAAGCCATTTGCCCCATTTGCTTCATCAGACCCATAAATTGAATGAATTCCTCTTCACTTAAATGTGCTTTGGCTGTCTGGAGCTTCTCATCCAGTCTCATGTAATCCTCCGGTGTTCCACCCACCGCTGATATATTTTCCTGTGAACCATACATTTCGTTAGCCAAATAGGTATACCCTGCATAAGCTCCAGTAGGAATGATAAGCACAGCAGCCAGCAGCACAGTAACCAGCCATTTTTTCCGATGTCCTTTGAGATGTGATTCACTTCGAATAGCATTCATGATTTTATGTTTTGTTTTTTCATGAATTGTCCAGTCTTTGGTCTCTTCCTGGTAGACTGTTCGCAGCTGTTCATCGAGATTCATGCAAATCCTCCACCTTTCCCCGAATACCCACATTTAACTTCTGATTCTGCCTCAACTTGGTTAGTGCTGCATGAATACGAGATTTCACCGTTCCTAATGGAATTTCCAATATGCATGAAATCTCTTCTTGCGTGTACTCGTTCAAATAGTGAAGAGTTACCACCTGCTGCAGCTTGTATGGCAATCGGTGCACCTGCTCAAGCAGAGGACGATTTGCCAGTTTGTTGATCAAGTCACCGGAAAAATCATACTCCAGTCCCGTATCAGACTTCTCCATCTGTTTGCTAAAGCGAAACTGCGTCAATCGTTTACGCCGATAACTTCGGACCTGCCGCATTGTCACACCCATTAACCAAGGACGAAAGGCTCTTTCCGAATCATATCGCTCTAAGGACCGGTATGCCTGAATATAGATTTCCTGTACCAGATCTTCCGCGTCAGATGGGTCACGAATCAGAAAACGAACCGTGCGATACACATCCATCACCGTTAGCTCATATAACTCCCCGTATGCTTCGTAGTCGCCAGCCCGGGTTAATTCTACAAGTTTTATGTACTCTTCTGTCTCACTCATCATCCATCCCCTTTCTCCTTACACTATATATTGGCATACCAGCTCCATATCGTTCGATTTATTTCTTTCAACTTTCACCGACCATGCAAAAAAAGCCCATTCCCCACTCATCGTTCGAGTTGGAATAAATGGATTTCAGAGGGAGTGGAAGAACTCGAAGCACTTATATTCCACACCCTGTATCTGGGAATTCAAACTAAAATTTATTTAGAAGAAATAGTAAGAAAACAAATTTAACCTGGGTTTAAATCATATTTATAACCATAAAATAAGCCGACTCTCTATTTCCAGAAGAGAGTTGACTTATTTTACGAGTTTTTTTGTCGGTGATTGAAATTGCTAATTTGAATTATCCAATAATTTCCAAACATGCAATTACATCATTGTTCACGGAGAAGTGAAAATCAAAAGGGAATGGCCCTCCCTCAAAATCCCCCGTTACAACAGTGCTTACAAAGTAGTTATCACCAGTACCAGTAGCCTCTTTAATCTCAAGAGTAACATTCATGCCAATATAATAGGTATCCGCCCACTCTTTAATTTCTTTTAGGCCGGAAAAATCACGACCATGATCACTAACAACACTAGAATCATTGAAAACGGACAACAGGGCTTTCATATTGTGATCATTTGTAGCTT includes:
- a CDS encoding Gfo/Idh/MocA family protein — protein: MLKVAIIGAGAISAAHITAYLAFPERCEIVAVVDMFTEKAQKRINEYGLEGAQAFTDYHELLDQNIDLVSVCTPPYTHAPITCDFLHAGTHVLVEKPMASSLEEADMMLEAAQKSGKLLSVVAQNRFTTPMMKLKDVLDSKLVGPIVHVQVDSFWWRGHNYYDLWWRGTWEKEGGGCTLNHAVHHIDAMLWMMGPPVELQAMMANTAHDNAEVEDISMAMLRFQKGALGMITSSVVHHGEEQQLIFQGKEARVSVPWKVVASTARNNGFPEPNSDLEQQIQKIADELPDVIHVGHAGQVENVLNAIETGSPLLVDGKSGRNTLELIVGIYKSSSTGEQVTFPIEAEEAFYTRDGIMQNAVHFYEKKTAVENFEDVDITLGRKLEN
- a CDS encoding nuclear transport factor 2 family protein; this encodes MLTSLANPIQKFIEATNDHNMKALLSVFNDSSVVSDHGRDFSGLKEIKEWADTYYIGMNVTLEIKEATGTGDNYFVSTVVTGDFEGGPFPFDFHFSVNNDVIACLEIIG
- a CDS encoding sigma-70 family RNA polymerase sigma factor, with product MSETEEYIKLVELTRAGDYEAYGELYELTVMDVYRTVRFLIRDPSDAEDLVQEIYIQAYRSLERYDSERAFRPWLMGVTMRQVRSYRRKRLTQFRFSKQMEKSDTGLEYDFSGDLINKLANRPLLEQVHRLPYKLQQVVTLHYLNEYTQEEISCILEIPLGTVKSRIHAALTKLRQNQKLNVGIRGKVEDLHESR
- a CDS encoding winged helix-turn-helix transcriptional regulator, whose product is MSDDENAKQICEKVEQSYQIIGRKWVALIIHTLMEEPKRFSEIHAYIPDLSKRVLNERMKELEEEGLVVRHVVTERPVRTEYMLSRKGTELGRALSAVERWADKWL
- a CDS encoding AraC family transcriptional regulator, whose product is MPIITRDQFNLACRRTSTTAFREVFHAHSQVEITYIHDGYGQLITEGQAFPLEPGTLMIFRPFQLHQIQIQVTKEHPFIRSVLMYEQHLLNPHSRQFSVSNRFILDLLGQAFPLQPIRLSAASPLIQMIEQFADILPMLLPHEAEEDTRLFLLGLLAQLRYLWKDRQYSSSKTTPAGSPILHPHAEAVMQWIEEHYNETFRLEDLADTLHLSPYHLSHIFKKATGTTIVRYAQATRIRHACVLLTSTTHTVPEIGQRVGMSSPSYFCKVFRNATGTTPHQYRLNMQGR
- a CDS encoding DUF3600 domain-containing protein, with protein sequence MNLDEQLRTVYQEETKDWTIHEKTKHKIMNAIRSESHLKGHRKKWLVTVLLAAVLIIPTGAYAGYTYLANEMYGSQENISAVGGTPEDYMRLDEKLQTAKAHLSEEEFIQFMGLMKQMGQMALKHADQQGEMHPENWSATEQTEFNRLTAELEPFFKKLEAASGDSPKEPMDQEQFWEEQLAMAETKLSKEQFTEFKSLYEQMKHYEAMVMDGDGNIHEERLSAKQKEELQQARERIFPFLEKLGLDVRKPGE